From Longimicrobiales bacterium, one genomic window encodes:
- a CDS encoding GDSL-type esterase/lipase family protein, whose product MRLPMFFATVACLSATAPLAGQAEDWGSLTRYREANEQLGLPLAGEDRVVFYGNSITDAWASHFAQMFPGKPYVGRGISGQTTPQMLVRFRQDVIALEPAVVVILAGTNDIAGNTGPSTQAMIQDNLASMVELARANAINVVLSSVLPASDYRWRPGLEPGPKIVALNEW is encoded by the coding sequence ATGAGATTGCCCATGTTTTTTGCGACTGTTGCCTGCTTGTCCGCTACTGCACCGCTGGCCGGGCAGGCAGAAGACTGGGGGTCGCTGACACGGTACCGCGAGGCAAATGAGCAGCTCGGTCTCCCCTTGGCCGGTGAGGACCGGGTCGTGTTCTACGGCAATTCCATCACAGACGCGTGGGCATCGCACTTCGCTCAGATGTTTCCTGGCAAACCTTACGTAGGCCGAGGCATTAGCGGGCAGACGACGCCACAGATGTTGGTGCGATTTCGCCAGGATGTGATCGCGTTGGAGCCCGCGGTTGTGGTTATCCTGGCAGGAACCAACGATATCGCTGGGAACACGGGTCCGTCGACACAGGCCATGATCCAAGACAACCTCGCCTCAATGGTGGAACTAGCCCGAGCGAACGCGATCAACGTGGTACTTAGCTCAGTCCTTCCAGCGTCTGATTACCGTTGGCGACCCGGCTTGGAGCCGGGCCCAAAGATCGTCGCGCTCAACGAATGGAT